The sequence GTGAAGTACGACACGGTGCTGCCCATCGATACCGAGAGCCCGTGAACGGCGGGCAATAAAAAACCGCCCCGGAGGGCGGTTCAGACTGCTGACAAAGCCCTGGCCTTCTGGCCGGGGCTTTTGTCTAATTGGGATACGCTCTTTGCGCGATCCCCCCAATGCTCAAACCCCCCAGCCCCAAACAGCATGCTCTCGAGATGGTGACACTCGAAGAGTTGGTCCCCACCGATCATCTGCTGCGCAAGATTGCGCAGTACATCGACTTCGAGTTCATCCGCGAGGCGACGGCTCACCTGTACTGCGCGGATAACGGTCGGCCGGCACTCGATCCGGTGGTGTTGTTCAAGATTCTGTTCATCGGCTACCTGTTCGGTGTGCGCTCAGAGCGCCAGCTGATGCGCGAGATCCAGGTGAATGTGGCGTACCGGTGGTTCCTGGATTTGAACCTGACCGACAAGGTGCCCGATGCCTCGACGCTGAGCCAGAACCGGCGCCGACGTTTCGCGGGCACCGACATCGAGCAGGTAATCTTCGACGGCATCGTCGAGCAGGCAATGCGCCACGGGCTGATCGGCGGCGAGGTACTTCACACCGACAGCACCCATCTGAAGGCCAACGCCAACAAGAAACGCTTCGAGATCCACCGAGTCGAGCAGCGCCCCGCCGACTATCTGGCCGAGCTCGAATCGGCCATCGAACGCGATCGGGCCGAGCATGGCAAAGCGCCGCTGGCGCCGAGTACCGCACCGGCGCCCGAGCGCGACATCAAGCGCAGCACCACCGACCCGGACGCCGGCTTCATGACCCGCGAGGGCAAGCCACAGGGTTTCTTCTATCTGGATCACCGCACCGTCGACGGCAAGCACGCAATCATCACCGACACCTTCGTGACCGCGGGCAACGTCCATGACAGCACGCCCTATCTGGCACGGCTCGACCGCCAGTGCGCGCGTTTCGCCCTCAAACCCGTGGCCGTAGCACTCGATGCCGGCTACCACACCGCCGCGATCTGCCACGGGCTCGAAACGCGCGGCCTGTTCGGCGTCATCGGATACCGGCGCCCCACGCACCGCGACGGGATGCTCTACAAGCGCCAGTTCGAATACGACGCGCAGCGCGACGCCTACCGCTGCCCCAATGGCCAATGGCTCCCCTACCGGACCACGAACCGGGAAGGCTATCGGCACTACGCCTCCGAGTCCGCCCAATGCATCGGCTGTGCGCTACTGGAGCAATGCACCCGCAGCCGCACCCACACCAAGATCGTCACGCGCCATGTTTGGGAGGACGCCCGTGCGCGCATCGACAGCCATCGGCTCACGGACAAGGGCAAGAAGATCTACGCGCGACGCAAAGAGACGGTCGAGCGCAGTTTCGCGGACGCGAAGCAACTGCACGGGCATCGCTACGCGCGCTTCCGCGGGCGCTCAAAGGTACAAGCGCAGTGCCTGCTCGCGGCGGCAGCGCAGAACATGAAGAAGATCGCTCGGCTGCTCGCGCAGCTTCTTGCGCTCGCCCTGCGCCGCTGGCCGCCACTTGGCCGCTTGTGGGCGGCAGTCAGTGAGCACGACCGGTTTGCCCGGCAATGCCGATCTTTGTGCATTTACTGAGCGGCCACTGATCGAGCAGTAAAAAAAACAAACCCCACCGGAAAAGGTGGGGTTCGTCAGCAGTCTGAACCGCCCCGGAGGGCGGTTGCGCGTGGCTGCGGCAGCGGTTACTTGCTGTCGTTGCGCAGCAAGTCGAGCCGGCGGGCGTCGGCGTCGGAGATGTATTCGAATACCCGCACCACCTTGTTGACCCCGGCCGTGGTGCGCGCCACCTGGGTGGCGGCATCGGCTTCGGCCTGGGTGACCAGGCCCATCAGGTAGACCGTGGACGATTCGGTCACCACCTTGATCAGGTGCGCCTGCACCTGGGCGGAGTCGATCATGCGCGCCTTCACCTTGGAGGTGATCAGCGCGTCGTTGCTGCGCGAGGTCAGCGAGCTGTGGCCAGCCACCCGCACGTCGTTGGTGACGCCACGGATATTGGGCACCGAAGCGATGACCTGCGGCAGCTGGTCGCGCGCACCGGCGTTGGGCGCTTCGCCGGTGAGCAGCACATTGCGGTTGTAGGACGTGATGTTGACGTGCACATGGTCGCCGAGCTTCTCCTTGATCTGCGCGGCAGCCTTCCACTCGATGGCTTCGTCTTCCACATAGGCGCCGGAGCTGCGCCGGTCGGAGACCATCAGTGCGCCGGTGCCGACGCCGGTGGCGACCAGCGGAAAGCAGCCCTGGAGGGCGGGCACGACGCCGGCGACGAGGGCCAGCGTGAGGACGGTGCGACGCAGGGAATGACTCATTTTTATTCGACTCCTAATAGCAAACAATCGATGCCGTCACACAGGCAGTGGAGGATCAGCAGGTGCACTTCCTGGATGCGCGCGGTGCGCTCGGCCGGGACGCACAGATGGACATCCTCCGGCCCCAACAGTTCGGCCATGCGTCCGCCGGACTTGCCGGTCAGAGCGATGACGGTCATCTCGCGCTCGTGGGCGATCTTCATCGCCTCGATCACGTTGGGCGAATTGCCGCTGGTCGAGATGGCCAGCAACACGTCGCCCGGCTGGCCCAGCGCCGCCACCTGTTTGGCGAAGATCTGGTCGTAGGCGTAGTCGTTGGCAATGGAGGTGAGTGTGGAGGTGTCGGTGGTCAGCGCAATGGCGGCCAGCGGCGGGCGCTCCATCTCGAAGCGATTGACCAGCTCGGCGGCGAAATGCTGCGCGTCGGCGGCCGACCCCCCGTTGCCGCAGGCGAGGATCTTGCCGGTGTTCATCAGGCTGCCGGTCATCACGTCGACGGCATGGGCGATCGGCGCGGCGAGCAGCTCGATGGCCGCCCGCTTGGTGGCGATGCTCTGTTCAAACTGATCGGTAATGCGACTGATGAGATCCATCGGGAATCCGCGAAACAATGGGCTGAAACGAGCGCCGATTCTAGCATGCGGGGCATCGGCGGCCGGCGCGGTCGACGCGCTTCGTTACATTCTGCTCAGCTGTCGAAGGCGCTGCGGATCCAGTCGATGCCGCCGGCGTCGAGCGTGTCGAGCAGCACCACGTCGAAGCGACAGGGTGCGTCGGCCAGGCGGCCAGCCTGGCTCAGCCAGTGCCTCGCCGCGAGGATGATGCGGGCTTGTTTGCGGGGCGTGATGCTCTCGGCCGCGCCGCCGAAATCGCTGCGCCCGCGCAGCCGTACCTCGACGAAGACCACGGTCGCGCCGTCACGGCAGATCAGGTCGATTTCGCCGCCGCGGCAGCGGAAGTTGCGCGCCAGGGTGTGCAGGCCGGCCGCCGCCAGGTGGGCCTCAGCCAGCTGCTCGGCCGCCGCGCCGCGGCTGGCGGCTTGCCGTTGGGGCAGGCTGCGGCCGACAATGGCGGACTTGCACAGTTGAGCGACGCGCTTCATGGACATTACCGAGTCACCGCTTTCCAGGACGCCGTCATTGTATGTGGTGGCCACCCCGATGGGGAATCTGCAGGACATCACCCTGCGCGCGCTGGCCGTACTGCGGGCGGTGGACGTGGTGGCCGCCGAAGACACCCGCCACACCAAGGGCTTGCTCAGCGCGCACGGCATCAGCGCCAGCTTGATGGCCGCGCATGAGCACAACGAGGCCCGCGCCGCGGAGCAGATCATCGGGCGCCTCGCCGCCGGCGAGCAGGTGGCTTTCGTGTCGGATGCCGGCACGCCGGGCATCTCCGACCCCGGTGCGCGTCTGGTCGCGGCGGTGCGCGCCGCCGGGCATCCGGTGGTGCCAGTGCCGGGGCCGAGCGCGGTGGTGGCGGCGCTGTCGGTGGCCGGCTTTGTCGAGGGAGGCTTTCATTTTGTCGGCTTCCTGCCGCCCAAGTCCGGCGCGCGCCGGCACCGGCTCGAGGCCCTGCGCGAGGGCGTGGACGTGACCGTGTTCTACGAAGCGCCGCACCGGGTGCGCGACAGTCTGCGCGACATGGCCGAGGTGCTCGGGCCCGACCGCGAACTGGTGGTGGCGCGCGAGCTGACCAAGCGTTTCGAGGAAATCGCCCGCCTGCCGCTGGGCGAGGCGCAGGCCTGGCTCGACGCCGACGCCAACCGCGAGCGCGGCGAATTCGTCCTGCTGGTCTCCGGCGCGCCGCCGGCCGAGGGGCTCGATGCCGAGGCCGAACGCGTGCTCGCGCTGTTGCTTGCCGAACTGCCCACCCGTACGGCCGCAAAGCTTGCCGCCGACATCACCGGCCAGCCGAAGAACGCGCTCTACCAGCGCGCGCTGGCGATCAAATCCTGAGTCGGGCCATAATTCGGCCCGACGAAAAACGAGGTTCACGCATGCAAACACTGACCATCACCCGCCCCGACGACTGGCACCTGCATGTGCGCGATGGCGCGGCCCTGGCCGCCGTCGTGCCCGACACCGCCCGCCGCTTCGGCCGCGCCATCATCATGCCGAACCTGCGCCCGCCGGTGGTCAATGCCGAGCAGGCGCGTGCCTACCGTGACCGAATTCTCGCCGCCGTGCCGGCCGGTCTCAAGTTCGAACCGCTGATGACGTTGTACCTCACAGACAATACGGCGCCCGATGAGATCGACCGCGCGCTGGCGACCGGCTTCATCCCCGCGGTGAAGCTCTACCCCGCCGGCGCCACCACCAATTCGGATGCCGGCGTGACCGCCATCGACAAGGTCCGGCCGGTGCTCGAGCGGATGGAACAATCGGGCATGGTGCTGTGTGTTCACGGAGAGGTGACCCATGCTGACGTTGATATCTTCGATCGCGAGCGCATCTTTATTGATCGCGTGCTGGCACCGCTGGCAAAAGACTACCCGGCGCTGCGCATCGTCTTCGAGCACATCACCACGCGCGAGGCGGCGCAATTCGTGACCGAGTCGGGCCCCAACGTGGGCGCGACCATCACCGCGCACCACCTGCTGCTCAACCGCAACGCGATCTTCGCCGGCGGCATCAATCCGCATCACTACTGCCTGCCGGTGCTCAAGCGCGAGACGCACCGCGAGGCGCTGGTGGCCGCCGCCATCTCCGGCAACCCGAAGTTCTTCCTCGGCACCGATTCCGCACCCCACGCCCGCGGGGCCAAGGAGTCGGCCTGTGGTTGCGCCGGCTGCTACACGGCCCACGCCGGCATCGAGCTGTATGCCGAAGCCTTCGAGGCGGCCGGGGCGCTGGACCGGCTGGAGGGCTTTGCCAGCCACTTCGGGCCGGATTTCTACCGCCTGCCGCGCAACACCGATACCCTCACGCTGAGCCGCGCCGACACCGCCGTGCCGGCCCAGCTCGACTACCTGCCGGACGACCCGCTGATCCCGCTGCGTGCGGGCGGTACGGTGGCCTGGCAACTGACCTGAACCGCCAACTCATGACGCTCGACCGCCGCCTCCTGCTGCTGCCGCTCGTGCTGCTGGGCCTGACCGGCTGCGAGAACTCCGCCACCGCCTACAAGATCGAGGGCTCCGAGCACGCGCTGATGCTGGTGCGCGAGCAGCGCTACTTCTGGTCCGACGAGATCGAGCAGGCCGTGGTGGTGGCGCGGCTGCCCAAATGCCAGCGCCGTGTCGCGATCTGGCCGGGCAGCGGCGAGGGGCCGGCGATGGACGTCTTCGAGGCGGGTTACCAGCTGTGGGCCTTGCAGCAGGGGCGCCGCTGGTATCTGGCCAGCACCGAAAAATGCCTGGTGCAGGACTGGGCCGATGCGCCCGCCAGCCCGCCCGGCGCGCGAGTGGGGAGCTTCCGCATGCGCGACGGCGTGATGGTGTTCGCGCCGGCACAGGGCGCGCAGTGAGCGACCGCCCCGATTACCTGATCCCCTCGGCGCTGGCCAAATGGCCGCTGTTTGCGCCGCTGGCGCCGCTGCTCGAAGCCAGCGGCGACCGCCTGCCGGGGCTGATGGCGCTGAACCGGCTGGTGGCGCAGTGTGCGCCATGCCTCGAAAGCGCCAGCGGCGAGCCGCTCAGATTCGTGGCGCCGCCCATGGCGGGCGCCGACTACGAGCATGCGGTGTTCGATCGCGGCCAGGTGGCGACCCGCGCCGACAACTGGCATGACTACTTCAACGCGCTGGTCTGGGCAAGCTTCCCCCGGGCCAAGGCCGCGCTCAATGCGCGACACATGCAGGAAGCGGCGTTGGGCGGCGCCACCCGCAGCCGTAGCCGCGGCCCGGTACGCGACGCGCTGACCCAGTTCGACGAATGCGGCCTGCTGGTGCTTGGCGCCGACATCGGCTTGCTCGAGGCGCTGGCACACCACGACTGGCTGGCGGCATTCTGGGATGCGCGTGCCCGGCTGAAGGCCTCGACCCGGTTCATTCTGTTCGGCCACGCCTCCTACGACCAGATGCGTACCCCGTTCAACGGCCTGTGCGCCAAGGCCATCTATGTGGCGGTGCCCGAGGCCGTGCTGGCCATGCCCCTGGACAGGCAGCTTGCCTGGGCCGACGCCTGGCTGGCCGAGCGGGTCGGCGCAGGCGAGGTGCTCAGCGCACCGCGCGACCTCTCCGCCTTGCCGCTGCTGGGCATCCCCGAGGTGGTGCGCGAAAACGCCGTGCGCGACTTCTACCTCGATACCGACCAGTTCCGGCCGCTCGGCGCGCGCACGCCGGTGGCGGTCATCTCCTCACCGGAGGCGGCCGCCCTCGCGCTATAATCCGCGCCGGGAAGTTCGCCAGGCAGTCGCGACACGCGCGAGCGTATCGAGGAAAGTCCGGGCCACACAGAGCAGGATGCCGGCTAACGGCCGGGCGCCATACGCCGAAAGGCCAAAGCGACGGAAAGTATCGCCCGAAGGGGTGATCATTGCGTGTTCTGTGATCTGCGCCGCTTGCGGTGGGGAAACCCGAGCAGACACGCGATGGCAACAGAAAACAAACCGCCGACGACCGCAGATGTCGGGTCAGGGTGAAACGGTGGGGTAAGAGCCCACCGCGGACGTGGTGACACGGACGGCACGGCAAACCCCATCCGGGGCAAGGCCAAATAGGGGAGCATTGGCGTGGCTCGCGCCGCTCCCGGGTAGGCTGCTAGAGCGGCGCGGCAACGCGTCGCCGAGAGGAATGACTGCCCGGCGCTCGCAAGGGCGTTTGACAGAACCCGGCTTATCGGCGGACTTCCCACTTCCCGCCACTTCTGTTGATTTCTTCACGATTTTTCCCACCTTCTCCCACTCGCGGCGGGACGATGGCGCGCAGCTTCGCGTGAAGTCTTTCCATTGTTTCCGTTGTCATTGATTTGTCTGGAAAAAAGCCTTTGCGGACCATTTGCCGATTTGTCGGTAAGTGGTTGTGTCCATTGGCAAAACCCCCGATTCCTGCGCTTGACCGACCTTGTTCTTTGCACTAGAGTGGGTTCAAGTGCACAATTGTGGGAGAGAGTGCACCAAATCTCTCTTCCGAACGGTCCCGAGGGGGTGTGATGTTCCAAGGCGCTGCAGCGCTCAGTCTCGATGCGAAGGGTCGCCTGGCGATCCCGGCGCGGCATCGTGACGCGCTCAGTGCCGCAGGCGAGCTGGTGCTGACCGCCCACCCGCATCGCTGCCTGCTGATCTACCCCGTCGATGCCTGGCAGCCGATTCGCGACAAGGTGCTCGCCGGCTCCAGCCTGGAGCCGCGTTCGGCGATGCTCAAGCGGTTGCTGGTCGGCTTTGCGCGCGAAGAGCGGCTCGATGCGGCCGGTCGCGTGCTGGTGGCGCCGGAGCTGCGGCAGTTCGGCGAGCTGGAAAAGTCGGTCTGGCTGGTGGGGCAGGGCTCGCACTTCGAACTGTGGTCCGATGCCGGCTGGCAGAAGCAGCAGGAACTCATGTTTGGCATGGGAGCCGACCTGCTGCCGCCGGGCCTGGAAGATCTGGCGCTATGAGCTCCGCTGCCATCCATGTCAGCGTCCTCCTCTCCGAAGCGATCGATGCCCTGAATATCCGCCCCGACGGCTGCTACATCGATGGCACCTTCGGCCGGGGCGGGCACAGCCGCGCGGTGCTCGAACGGCTCGGCCCCTCGGGCCGGCTGGTGGCCTTCGATCGTGACCCCAAGGCGATCGCCGCCGGCGCGGCGATCGACGACGCCCGTTTTCTCCTGATTCATGCGCCGTTCAGCGAAATGGCGCAGTCGCTGGATGCGGCAGGGGTGGGCCAGGTCAACGGTGTGCTGCTGGATCTGGGGGTGTCGTCGCCGCAGCTCGATGAGGCCGAGCGCGGCATGAGTTTCCGTTTTGATGCGCCGCTGGACATGCGCATGGATACGAGTCGCGGCGAGACCGTGGCTCAGTGGCTGGCCCGGGCAGAGGTCGGCGAAATTACCGAGGTGGTGAAGGACTATGGAGAAGAACGGTTTGCTCATGCGATTGCAAAGGCGATTGTTGCTGCTCGGGCAGGGGGGGCTGTTGCAACCACTGGACAACTTGCCGCACTCGTGGAAAAAGCGGTCCGCACGCGCGAGCCGGGGCAGCATCCAGCGACGCGCACCTTCCAGGCTCTTCGGATTTTCATCAACGCGGAGCTTGAGGAGCTGTCGCTAGTCCTGCCCCAGTGCATGGACCGCCTGACGACGGGTGGGCGGCTGGTGGTGATCAGCTTCCATTCGCTCGAAGACCGCATCGTCAAGCGCTTCATGCGCGACGCCTCGGTGCCGCCTAAGCTGCCCCGCGGCATGCCGGTGCGCGAAGCCGACCGCCCCGCGCCCAAGCTGCGTCTGGTGTCGAAGGCGATCAAGGCCGGCGAAGCCGAGGTGCGCGCCAACCCCCGCGCGCGCAGCGCCGTGATGCGCGTCGCCGAACGGACGGAGGCCTGACATGTTGCGTGTCGATGCCCTGCTGGTCGTCGTGGTGGTGGTCAGCGCCCTGGGCGTGGTGGCCTCGCAGCACCAGGCGCGCAAGCTGCATACCGAACTGGAGCGCGACCAGGCCCGGATGCGCCAGCTGGAAGTCGAGTGGGGGCAGCTGCAACTGGAGCAGAGCACCTGGGCGGCGCATGTGCGCATCGAAAAAATCGCCCGCCAGCGCCTGCGAATGCAGCCGCCCGGCGCCGGGCAGATACTGGTTATCGAGGGGTCGCCATGACAAAGCGAAGCGTTACCTTCAACCACAATCCGTTACTTGCGAAAGGGCTGCCGGTCTGGCGGCCCCGTGTCGTTTTGCTGGCCCTGCTGTGTGGCTCGTTCGCGCTGGTGGCGCGGGCCGGCTATCTGCAGGGCGTGAATGATGACTTCCTGCAGGCCAAGGGCGAGTCGCGCTATGCCCGCGTGATCGAGATCCCCGCCACGCGGGGCAAGATCACCGACCGCCATGGCACGGTGCTGGCGGCGAGCACGCCGGTGAAATCGATCTGGGCGATCCCGGGTGATGCCAAGCTGACGCCGGCCGACGCGCGCAAGCTCGCCGGCCTGCTGGACATGGATGTGCGCGACCTCAACCACCGCCTGGGCAAGGACGGCGACTTCGTTTACCTGAAGCGCCAGGTGCCGCCCGAAGTGGCCGAGCGCGTGGCCGAGATGAAGCTCGCCGGCATCCACGAGCAGCGCGAATACCGCCGCTACTATCCGGGTGCGGAGGTGATGTCGCACCTGCTCGGCTTTACCGGGGTCGACGATCATGGCCAGGAAGGGGTGGAGCTGGCCTATGACAGCCAGCTCAACGGCAAGCCGGGCTCGCGCCGGGTGATCAAGGACCGCCGTGGCCAGATCGTCGAGGACGTGGAGTCGATCCGCACGCCGCAGGAAGGCAAGGACATCGCACTGTCGATCGATGCCAAGGTCCAGTACCTGGCCTACACCGCCCTGCAGTCGGCGATGGAAACGCATCGCGCCAAGGCCGGCAGCGTGGTGGTGCTCGACGCGCGCAGCGGCGAGGTGCTGGCGATGGTCAATGCGCCGTCGTACAACCCGAACAACCGCGAATCGCTCACCGGCGCCCAGTTGCGCAACCGCGCCGTGACAGACACCTTCGAGCCGGGTTCGGTGCTCAAGCCGATCATCGCGGCGATGGCGCTGGAGAGCGGCAAGTTCCGTTTCGATACCGTCATCGATACCGGCAACGGCCGCATGACGGTGGCCAACGCCACCATTTCCGACACCAAGCCGCATGGCCGGCTGACCGTCGCCGAGGTGATCCAGAAGTCGTCGAACGTCGGCACCGTGCGCATGGCCATGACCTTCAAGCCGCAGGAGATGTGGCAGGTGTATGACGAGATGGGCCTGGGCGCGTCGATGCAGCTGGGCTTCCCGGGCGAGGCCTCCGGTCGCCTGCGCCCGGCCAGCACCTGGCGCCCGATCGAGCAGGCCACCATGGCCTATGGCTACGGTGTATCGGCCAGCCTGATGCAGCTGGCGCGGGCCTACCTGGTGTTTGCCCGCGACGGCGAGATGATTCCGGTCACGCTGACCCGCAGCGAGGCGCCGCCGCAGGGCGGCCGCCGCGTGTTCTCCGCGCAGACCGTGCGCGAGACCCGCGCGATGATGGAGATGGTGACGCAGACCGGCGGCACGGCGGTGCATGGCCAGGTGCCGGGCTACCGCGTGGCGGGCAAGACGGGCACCTCGCACAAGCTCGAAGGCGCCCAATACACCTCGAAGTACATCGCCTCTTTTGTCGGGCTGGCGCCGGTCAGTGACCCGCGCCTGGTGGTGGCAGTGATGATCGACGAACCCAGCGGCAAGCAATACTACGGCGGCCAGGTGGCCGGTCCGGTGTTTTCCCGCGTGATGGCCGGCGCCCTGCGCGCCCTGTCCGTGCCGCCCGATGCGCCGGTGACGCCGATGCAGGTGGCGCGCGGCAAGGAAGAGGCCGTGGCCAGCCGGGAGCGCATGTGAGCCAGGCCGACGCCCTTCGCCTGCTCGACACCCTGCGTGCCGCCCATGTGGTGGTGTCGGGGCTGTGCGTCGACTCGCGCGCGGTGATGCCGGGCGACGTGTTCCTGGCGCATCCGGGTTTGCGTGTTGACGGACGCGATTTCATCGGCCAGGCAATTGCCGCCGGCGCCGCCGCCGTGATCTACGAAGCGGGCGACGGGTTCGCCCCGCCCGCAGCCGCGGTGCCCATGTTGCCCGCCACCGGCCTGCGCGCCCTGGCCGGTCATCTGGCCGACGTGGTGTATGGCGCGCCATCGGCCGATCTGTGGGTGGCCGGCGTGACCGGCACCAACGGCAAGACCACGGTGAGCCAGTGGTTGGCGCGGGCGCTGTCGTTGCGTGGCGAACGCTGCGGCATCATCGGCACGCTGGGCAGCGGCTTTCCCGACCAGCTCGCCGAAGGCCAGCACACCACGCCCGAGGCCGTCGCGGTGCATCGCACCCTGGCCTGGCTGCGTGGCGAAGGCGCCCGTGCCGTGGCGATGGAAGTATCGTCGATCGGCCTGCACCAGGGGCGGGTTGCCGGGGTGCGCTTCGATGTGGCGATCTTCACCAACCTGACCCGGGACCACCTCGACTATCACGGCGACATGCGTGCCTACGCCGAAGCCAAGGCTGACCTGTTCCGCATGGCGATCGATCACGCGGTGATCAATCTCGACGATGCGTTCGGCGTCGAGCTGATCAAGCGCCTGGCGGGCAAGGGGGCGGCGGTGATCGGCTATACGCTGCACACGGCGAATGCCGAAAAGGCCCCGGCGGGCTGCGCGCTGGTGGCGGAGGAGATCTCCACCACCGCCTCGGGCGTGCGCTTCGTGGCCTGCTGGCAGGGGCACCGAGTGCCGGTCAGCGTGGCCCTCGTGGCCGATTTCAACATCTCCAACCTGCTGGCGGTGATGGGGGCGCTGATCGCCCGCGGCGCCGCACTCGACGAAGCCGTGCAGGCCTGCGCCCGCCTGCGCCCGCCGGCCGGGCGGATGCAGATGCTCGGCGGCATTGGCGAGCCGCTGGTGCTGGTCGACTACGCCCATACGCCCGACGCGCTGGAGAAGGTGTTGCTCGCCGCACGCCAGACGGCCAACGCCCGCAAGGGCAGGCTGGCCTGCCTGTTCGGTTGCGGCGGTGATCGCGACGCTGGCAAGCGGCCGCTGATGGGCGCCGTGGCAGCCCGGCTGGCCGATACGGTGTGGCTGACCAGCGACAATCCGCGCAGCGAGGACCCGGAGCAGATTCTCGACCAGATCGCCGTGGCCACCGGCGACTCGGTCCACCGCCTGGCCGACCGGGCACAGGCGATACGCGAGGCCATCGCCGCGGCCGCGGCCGACGATGTGATCGTGGTCGCCGGCAAGGGGCATGAACCCTATCAGGAGATCAAGGGCGTGCGGCACCCGTTTTGCGACGTGACGCACGGCAAGGACGCATTGGCGGCGTGGGCCGCCAGTCATGGAGCGCGCACATGATCGATTTGCAGACATCGGCTCAGGCCATCGGCGCGCAGGCCACCGGCGAGGCCCGTTTCAATGCGGTGCTGACCGATTCGCGGGCATTGCGCGCAGGCTGCTTGTTCGTGGCCCTGCGTGGCGAACGTTTCGACGGCCACGATTTTCTCGATGCCGCCCGGCAGGCCGGGGCCGTCGCCGCGATGGTCGACCGTGCCTGGGCAGACGCCCATCCGGCGGGCGGAGATCTGCCGTGGCTGGTGGTGGGCGACACCCGCGACGGACTCGGTGCGCTGGCCGCCTGGTGGCGCACGCAGTTCGACATCCCGCTGATCGGGGTGACCGGCAGCAACGGCAAGACCACCGTCAAGGAAATGTGCGCCGCCATCGCAAGCGCCTGGGTGGCGCGCGCGGGTGGCGATCCGGCCGCGGCGGTGCTGGCCACGGCCGGCAACTTCAACAACGACATCGGCCTGCCGCTGACCC comes from Denitromonas sp. and encodes:
- a CDS encoding penicillin-binding protein 2, which produces MTKRSVTFNHNPLLAKGLPVWRPRVVLLALLCGSFALVARAGYLQGVNDDFLQAKGESRYARVIEIPATRGKITDRHGTVLAASTPVKSIWAIPGDAKLTPADARKLAGLLDMDVRDLNHRLGKDGDFVYLKRQVPPEVAERVAEMKLAGIHEQREYRRYYPGAEVMSHLLGFTGVDDHGQEGVELAYDSQLNGKPGSRRVIKDRRGQIVEDVESIRTPQEGKDIALSIDAKVQYLAYTALQSAMETHRAKAGSVVVLDARSGEVLAMVNAPSYNPNNRESLTGAQLRNRAVTDTFEPGSVLKPIIAAMALESGKFRFDTVIDTGNGRMTVANATISDTKPHGRLTVAEVIQKSSNVGTVRMAMTFKPQEMWQVYDEMGLGASMQLGFPGEASGRLRPASTWRPIEQATMAYGYGVSASLMQLARAYLVFARDGEMIPVTLTRSEAPPQGGRRVFSAQTVRETRAMMEMVTQTGGTAVHGQVPGYRVAGKTGTSHKLEGAQYTSKYIASFVGLAPVSDPRLVVAVMIDEPSGKQYYGGQVAGPVFSRVMAGALRALSVPPDAPVTPMQVARGKEEAVASRERM
- a CDS encoding UDP-N-acetylmuramoyl-L-alanyl-D-glutamate--2,6-diaminopimelate ligase — translated: MSQADALRLLDTLRAAHVVVSGLCVDSRAVMPGDVFLAHPGLRVDGRDFIGQAIAAGAAAVIYEAGDGFAPPAAAVPMLPATGLRALAGHLADVVYGAPSADLWVAGVTGTNGKTTVSQWLARALSLRGERCGIIGTLGSGFPDQLAEGQHTTPEAVAVHRTLAWLRGEGARAVAMEVSSIGLHQGRVAGVRFDVAIFTNLTRDHLDYHGDMRAYAEAKADLFRMAIDHAVINLDDAFGVELIKRLAGKGAAVIGYTLHTANAEKAPAGCALVAEEISTTASGVRFVACWQGHRVPVSVALVADFNISNLLAVMGALIARGAALDEAVQACARLRPPAGRMQMLGGIGEPLVLVDYAHTPDALEKVLLAARQTANARKGRLACLFGCGGDRDAGKRPLMGAVAARLADTVWLTSDNPRSEDPEQILDQIAVATGDSVHRLADRAQAIREAIAAAAADDVIVVAGKGHEPYQEIKGVRHPFCDVTHGKDALAAWAASHGART